A region of Roseobacter litoralis Och 149 DNA encodes the following proteins:
- a CDS encoding ABC transporter permease, whose product MNRLSWFNVTSLTLGFAFLYLPMLILIIFSFNESKLVTVWAGFSTKWYGELLQNEAFLDAAWVTIKVAVLSSTLATILGTMAAYVLVRGGRFVGRTLFSGMIYAPLVMPEVITGLSLLLLFIGIGLDRGVLTIVLAHTTFSMCFVSVVVSSRLLTFDRSLEEAALDLGCSPFDAFRLVTLPIIAPAVISGWLLAFTLSLDDLVIASFTAGPSATTLPIKIFSAVRLGVSPEINALSTIMIAIVTVGVVAASLVSKRSMIRQKKDERAAAVQA is encoded by the coding sequence ATGAACAGGCTCAGCTGGTTCAATGTCACGTCGCTCACGCTGGGATTTGCGTTTTTGTATCTGCCGATGCTTATCCTCATCATATTTTCCTTTAACGAAAGCAAACTGGTCACGGTCTGGGCCGGGTTTTCGACGAAATGGTATGGTGAGCTACTCCAGAACGAAGCGTTTCTGGATGCGGCTTGGGTCACGATTAAGGTCGCGGTTCTTTCCTCTACGCTCGCGACGATTCTGGGCACGATGGCGGCCTATGTGTTGGTGCGTGGCGGGCGCTTCGTGGGTCGGACCTTGTTTTCGGGGATGATCTACGCGCCGCTTGTCATGCCGGAGGTGATCACAGGTCTGTCACTCCTGCTGCTGTTTATTGGCATCGGTCTGGACCGCGGCGTTCTGACGATTGTGCTGGCGCATACGACCTTTTCAATGTGCTTTGTATCGGTCGTGGTCTCGTCGCGGCTGTTGACCTTTGACCGCTCACTGGAAGAAGCCGCGCTGGATTTAGGCTGTTCGCCCTTTGACGCCTTCAGGCTTGTGACCCTTCCGATTATCGCCCCGGCCGTCATATCAGGATGGTTGCTGGCCTTTACCCTCAGCCTTGATGATCTCGTCATCGCATCTTTCACCGCCGGACCGTCCGCAACGACGTTGCCGATCAAGATATTCTCCGCAGTGCGCCTTGGCGTGTCACCTGAAATCAACGCACTGTCGACAATCATGATTGCGATTGTGACGGTCGGGGTGGTTGCGGCATCGCTGGTTTCGAAACGGAGTATGATCCGGCAGAAGAAAGATGAACGCGCCGCAGCCGTCCAAGCCTGA
- a CDS encoding ABC transporter permease subunit has translation MQRLFLIAIPYAWLVALFLVPFGIVFKISLSDIALAIPPYTPTLKDGFGAFIAGLDFENFAFLASDDLYWKAYLSSLQIAVLSTFITLCVGYPIAYGMARAPEEWRPTLMMLVILPFWTSFLIRVYAWMGILSQEGFLNQFLLWTGIIAEPLTILNTNKAVYIGIVYTYLPFMILPIYAALDRLDGSLIEAAEDLGCSRFQAFWLVTIPLSKNGIIAGSFLVFIPALGEFVIPSLLGGSGTLMIGKVLWEEFFNNRDWPVASAVAIVLLLLLIIPIVLFQRNQQRQAEEEA, from the coding sequence ATGCAGCGCCTTTTTCTGATCGCCATTCCTTACGCGTGGCTGGTAGCGCTGTTTCTTGTCCCTTTTGGTATCGTCTTCAAGATTTCACTGTCAGACATTGCCTTGGCGATCCCCCCCTATACACCGACGCTGAAGGACGGGTTCGGGGCGTTTATTGCGGGTCTGGATTTCGAGAACTTTGCATTTCTCGCGTCGGATGATCTCTATTGGAAGGCTTATCTCAGCTCGCTGCAAATTGCTGTGCTGTCAACATTCATCACCCTGTGTGTGGGCTATCCAATCGCCTATGGCATGGCCCGAGCTCCAGAAGAATGGCGTCCGACCTTGATGATGCTGGTCATTCTGCCGTTCTGGACATCTTTTCTGATCCGCGTTTACGCGTGGATGGGCATCCTCAGCCAGGAAGGGTTTCTCAACCAGTTCCTGCTGTGGACCGGTATTATTGCTGAACCACTGACGATCCTGAACACGAATAAGGCGGTGTATATCGGGATTGTGTACACCTATCTGCCGTTCATGATTTTACCAATCTACGCGGCACTTGACCGTTTGGATGGCTCCCTGATCGAGGCCGCCGAAGACCTCGGTTGCTCACGTTTTCAAGCGTTTTGGCTCGTCACGATCCCACTGTCAAAAAACGGCATCATCGCGGGCAGCTTCCTCGTGTTTATTCCTGCCTTGGGTGAATTCGTCATCCCGTCATTGTTGGGTGGCTCCGGCACCCTGATGATCGGTAAAGTGCTATGGGAAGAATTCTTCAACAACCGTGACTGGCCGGTGGCCAGCGCCGTCGCCATTGTTTTGCTGTTGCTCCTGATCATTCCCATCGTTCTGTTTCAGCGCAACCAGCAACGGCAGGCGGAGGAAGAGGCATGA
- a CDS encoding ABC transporter ATP-binding protein, whose product MNQVVFEPWTDPAQKPLIRFKSVTKKFGDFTAIDDLTLDIFEQEFFALLGPSGCGKTTMMRMLAGFEKPTSGVIELAGADIAPLPPNKRAVNMMFQSYALFPHLTVYENIAFGLRRDRVSSDALDARVSEMLKLTRLEKFAQRKPHQISGGQRQRVALARSLAKAPKLLLLDEPLGALDAKLRQATQFELMDIQEKTGTTFVIVTHDQEEAMTVASRVAVMDEGRIMQVETPERIYEAPNSLYVADFIGEVNIISGTARAVGDEQFHIDWAEGNAPFVATSSRPFSEGQPCHLALRPEKVSIHAERPETAENAVHGKILDIAYLGNLSTYHVELPGGQIIKAQTANTRRVSRRSYTWEDTVWLSWTSTAGVLLPE is encoded by the coding sequence GTGAACCAAGTCGTATTTGAACCTTGGACAGATCCAGCACAAAAACCTTTGATCCGGTTTAAGTCGGTGACAAAGAAGTTCGGTGATTTTACGGCAATCGACGACCTGACGCTGGATATTTTTGAGCAAGAGTTCTTTGCGCTGCTGGGCCCGTCAGGATGCGGCAAGACGACGATGATGCGCATGTTGGCCGGTTTCGAGAAGCCCACATCGGGAGTGATTGAACTGGCCGGGGCGGACATCGCGCCCCTTCCCCCCAACAAGCGCGCCGTGAACATGATGTTCCAGTCCTACGCGCTTTTTCCGCATCTGACTGTGTATGAAAACATCGCCTTTGGCCTGCGCCGTGACAGGGTATCGAGTGACGCGCTGGACGCGCGTGTATCTGAAATGCTCAAGCTGACGCGGTTGGAAAAATTCGCGCAGCGCAAGCCGCATCAGATTTCCGGTGGGCAACGTCAGCGGGTGGCGCTCGCCCGCAGCCTCGCCAAAGCACCGAAGCTGCTTTTGCTGGACGAGCCGCTGGGCGCACTGGATGCCAAATTGCGTCAGGCGACACAGTTTGAACTGATGGACATTCAGGAAAAAACCGGCACAACCTTTGTGATCGTCACGCATGACCAGGAAGAAGCCATGACCGTCGCCAGCCGTGTTGCGGTCATGGACGAAGGTCGCATCATGCAAGTTGAGACTCCCGAACGTATTTATGAGGCGCCAAACAGTCTTTATGTGGCTGATTTCATTGGTGAGGTGAATATCATTTCCGGAACGGCACGCGCCGTAGGGGATGAACAGTTCCACATCGACTGGGCAGAAGGGAATGCCCCTTTCGTCGCCACCTCAAGCAGACCCTTTTCCGAGGGGCAACCCTGTCACCTTGCGCTACGCCCGGAGAAAGTCAGCATTCACGCCGAACGGCCAGAGACTGCCGAAAACGCGGTGCATGGCAAGATTCTGGACATCGCGTACCTTGGCAACCTGTCCACCTATCACGTGGAACTGCCGGGCGGGCAGATCATCAAGGCACAGACAGCAAATACGCGGCGGGTATCGCGGCGCAGCTATACTTGGGAAGACACGGTTTGGCTAAGCTGGACATCGACCGCCGGCGTACTTTTGCCGGAATGA
- a CDS encoding polyamine ABC transporter substrate-binding protein produces MNKLMITSAVVALSATAALADDVRVYNWSDYIDESLLEKFEEETGINLVYDVFDSNEVLETKMLAGGSGYDVVVPTGTFLQRQITAGAFQKLDRSKLPNLENMWDVVKARTEQYDPDNAYSINYMWGTTGIGTNVNKVQEILGADAPIASLSLIFDPASMEKLSECGVHFLDAPTEMIPAALKYIGEDPDSHDPDVIAKAEAVFAAVRPYVQKFHSSEYINALANGDICVAFGWSGDILQSRDRAAEADNGVEIVYNAPTEGALMWFDQMAIPSDAPNPEGAHAFLNFMMDPENIAAATNYVYYANGNAASKPFLVEDVITDTAVYPDDATLENLFTVTPYPAKVQRVVTRMWTRVKSGT; encoded by the coding sequence ATGAACAAGCTTATGATCACCAGTGCTGTGGTCGCGCTGTCAGCCACGGCAGCGCTTGCCGATGACGTACGTGTTTACAACTGGTCTGATTACATCGACGAGTCGCTGCTTGAAAAGTTCGAAGAAGAGACCGGTATCAATCTGGTTTATGACGTCTTTGACAGCAACGAAGTCCTTGAGACAAAGATGCTCGCCGGCGGCTCAGGTTATGATGTGGTAGTCCCCACCGGAACCTTCCTTCAGCGCCAGATCACGGCAGGTGCGTTTCAAAAGCTTGACCGATCCAAGCTGCCCAATCTGGAAAACATGTGGGATGTGGTAAAAGCGCGGACCGAACAATATGATCCTGATAACGCATACTCGATCAATTACATGTGGGGCACCACCGGCATTGGCACCAACGTCAACAAGGTGCAGGAAATTCTGGGGGCGGACGCGCCGATTGCCTCGCTCAGCTTGATTTTTGACCCGGCGAGCATGGAAAAACTGTCTGAGTGCGGCGTTCACTTTCTCGATGCTCCGACTGAAATGATCCCGGCAGCTTTGAAATATATCGGCGAAGACCCCGACAGCCATGACCCGGACGTAATTGCGAAAGCCGAAGCTGTGTTTGCCGCGGTGCGCCCCTACGTGCAGAAATTCCATAGTTCGGAATATATCAACGCGCTGGCAAACGGTGACATCTGCGTCGCGTTCGGGTGGTCCGGCGATATTCTTCAGTCGCGTGACCGCGCCGCCGAGGCGGATAACGGCGTTGAGATTGTTTATAACGCTCCAACCGAGGGTGCGCTGATGTGGTTTGACCAGATGGCCATTCCCTCCGACGCGCCAAACCCCGAAGGGGCGCATGCATTCCTGAACTTTATGATGGATCCGGAAAACATCGCTGCCGCAACGAACTATGTGTATTACGCTAACGGCAACGCGGCATCCAAGCCGTTTCTGGTCGAAGACGTGATCACGGATACTGCGGTTTACCCCGATGATGCGACCTTGGAAAACCTGTTCACCGTCACGCCTTACCCGGCAAAAGTCCAGCGCGTGGTCACGCGGATGTGGACCAGAGTTAAATCCGGAACCTGA
- a CDS encoding GntR family transcriptional regulator, with amino-acid sequence MHSPFDAAGFFPITHNLINFCPTRQDTLCFHARLACARDACSAQAKEDEDALPLLGKKAKGRLMEYVKRPVHQSVYEDIRDQILFGDMAPGQAVTIQGLADTLKAGMTPVREAIRRLTSDGALNMTENRRVSVPVITHNCIEELEFMRKTLEPELARRAVSKIRDAAKEVLRAHDNALNSAISQGDIKGYLTHNYHFHATLYQAAEAPIMTATVDRLWLRFGPSLRVVCGRHGTMNLPDKHADLLAALDRNDATGVHDAMAEDVHQGMIQIREALHATTEPN; translated from the coding sequence TTGCATTCTCCCTTTGATGCGGCCGGGTTTTTCCCGATTACACATAATTTGATCAACTTTTGCCCAACTCGGCAAGACACGTTATGCTTTCACGCGAGATTAGCTTGTGCAAGGGATGCATGTTCTGCACAAGCAAAGGAAGATGAAGACGCACTGCCGCTGCTTGGAAAAAAGGCAAAAGGACGCCTCATGGAATATGTAAAACGCCCGGTGCATCAATCCGTTTACGAGGATATCCGCGACCAGATCCTCTTTGGAGACATGGCGCCGGGGCAAGCGGTGACTATTCAGGGGCTGGCTGATACGCTTAAAGCGGGTATGACGCCGGTTCGTGAGGCCATCCGCAGGCTGACTTCTGACGGGGCGTTAAATATGACGGAAAACCGTCGTGTCAGCGTTCCGGTTATCACGCATAACTGCATTGAAGAGCTTGAATTCATGCGAAAAACGCTGGAGCCAGAGCTGGCCCGTCGCGCTGTTTCGAAAATTAGGGATGCCGCGAAAGAGGTGTTGCGTGCGCATGACAACGCGCTGAATTCGGCCATCTCGCAAGGCGATATCAAAGGGTATCTGACGCATAATTATCACTTCCATGCGACCCTGTACCAAGCCGCGGAAGCCCCCATCATGACCGCTACGGTTGATCGTCTCTGGTTGCGATTCGGGCCGTCCCTGCGGGTTGTATGCGGCAGGCATGGGACCATGAATCTGCCCGATAAACACGCAGATTTGTTGGCCGCGTTGGACCGCAACGACGCGACGGGTGTTCATGATGCGATGGCTGAAGATGTCCATCAGGGCATGATTCAAATTCGAGAAGCCTTGCATGCGACAACTGAACCGAATTGA
- a CDS encoding aspartate aminotransferase family protein, whose translation MSVISNHMPTAELQALDAAHHMHPFTSNEALANKGARVITRADGVYLTDSDGNRILDGMAGLWCVNIGYGRTEMADAAARQMKELPYYNTFFMTTHVPAIALAQEVAKLAPADMNQIFFASSGSEANDTNIRLVRTYWAQKGKPGKSHIISRKNAYHGSSVGSGSLGGMTYMHEQGGMPIPGIHHINQPDWWSEGGDMTPEEFGVACAKELEAKILELGEDKVAAFIAEPVQGAGGVIVPPETYWPEIQRICDEYEILLIADEVICGFGRLGAWFGSEVMGIKPHIMTIAKGLSSGYQPIGGSIVCDEVAEVIGQTEFNHGYTYSGHPVAAAVALENLRIMQEENLIEHVRTAAAPALKAGLETLADHPLVGEVSIKGMMASLALTPHKDSRAKFASERGTIGTICRDRAFANNLVMRHVGDRMVVSPPLIIQQEDIDALVERAGKALDEAYSEVKSKGLLKAAS comes from the coding sequence ATGTCCGTTATCTCGAATCATATGCCAACTGCCGAATTGCAAGCATTGGATGCTGCGCACCACATGCACCCGTTCACGTCGAACGAGGCTTTGGCCAACAAAGGCGCGCGGGTCATTACCCGTGCTGACGGCGTGTATCTGACGGACAGTGACGGCAACCGCATTCTGGATGGCATGGCGGGCCTGTGGTGTGTGAATATTGGCTATGGCCGCACGGAAATGGCAGATGCCGCCGCCCGCCAGATGAAAGAACTGCCGTATTATAATACCTTCTTCATGACGACCCATGTCCCCGCGATTGCCTTAGCCCAAGAGGTTGCGAAGCTAGCGCCAGCGGACATGAACCAGATCTTTTTCGCCAGTTCCGGGTCAGAGGCAAATGACACGAATATTCGTCTCGTGCGCACCTATTGGGCGCAGAAAGGCAAGCCGGGGAAATCGCATATCATCAGCCGCAAGAATGCATATCACGGATCGTCGGTCGGATCGGGCAGTCTTGGTGGGATGACCTACATGCACGAACAGGGCGGCATGCCCATTCCCGGCATCCATCATATCAACCAGCCCGACTGGTGGTCCGAGGGCGGTGACATGACGCCCGAAGAGTTCGGTGTGGCCTGCGCCAAGGAGCTCGAAGCCAAGATTCTTGAGCTTGGCGAGGACAAAGTCGCCGCCTTTATCGCAGAGCCTGTGCAGGGCGCAGGTGGCGTGATCGTCCCCCCCGAGACCTATTGGCCAGAAATCCAGCGCATATGCGATGAATATGAAATCCTGCTGATCGCGGACGAAGTGATCTGCGGATTTGGACGCCTCGGCGCGTGGTTCGGTTCTGAGGTGATGGGAATAAAACCGCACATCATGACGATCGCAAAGGGCTTGTCATCTGGCTATCAGCCCATCGGCGGCTCGATCGTCTGCGATGAGGTGGCCGAGGTGATCGGGCAGACTGAGTTCAATCACGGCTATACCTATTCCGGGCACCCCGTTGCGGCAGCCGTCGCGCTCGAGAACCTGCGCATCATGCAGGAAGAAAACCTCATCGAACACGTGCGCACTGCGGCAGCCCCTGCGTTGAAAGCAGGGCTTGAAACGCTCGCAGATCATCCGCTTGTGGGTGAAGTGAGCATCAAGGGAATGATGGCGTCATTGGCGCTGACCCCGCACAAGGACAGCCGGGCAAAGTTCGCATCAGAGCGCGGCACGATTGGCACGATCTGCCGCGACAGGGCCTTTGCGAACAACCTTGTGATGCGCCATGTTGGCGACCGCATGGTCGTATCGCCCCCTCTGATCATTCAACAAGAAGACATCGACGCGCTGGTCGAACGCGCAGGCAAGGCCCTCGATGAGGCCTATTCAGAGGTCAAATCCAAAGGGCTTTTGAAGGCTGCATCCTGA
- a CDS encoding ABC transporter ATP-binding protein: MGSQTLAGNNSNDAFVEFERVQKSYDGENLVVKDLNLFMPKGEFLTMLGPSGSGKTTCLMMLAGFETATHGDIRLDGVSINNIPPHKRGIGMVFQNYALFPHMTVAENLSFPLEVRKMGKSDREAKVKRALDMVQMGDFAGRRPAQLSGGQQQRIALSRALVFEPELVLMDEPLGALDKQLRETLQFEITNLAHALGITVVYVTHDQTEALTMSDRVAVFDDGRIQQLAPPDKLYEEPENSFVAQFIGENNTLEGVVKEIKGDHCLIQLDDGGLIDAKPINVSAVGERTRVSIRPERVEYNKDRLSPDAHTLHAEVLEFIYMGDIFRTRLKVAGTEEFVIKTRNAPDVERLQPGQSIEIGWLPEDCRALDA; this comes from the coding sequence ATGGGGAGCCAAACCTTGGCTGGAAATAATTCAAACGACGCCTTCGTCGAATTTGAACGTGTGCAAAAAAGCTATGATGGTGAAAATCTTGTCGTAAAAGACCTGAACCTGTTCATGCCAAAGGGTGAGTTTCTGACCATGCTTGGGCCATCCGGGTCCGGGAAAACAACATGCCTGATGATGCTGGCCGGGTTTGAAACGGCGACGCATGGGGATATCCGACTTGACGGGGTGTCCATCAACAACATTCCACCCCACAAGCGCGGCATCGGGATGGTTTTCCAGAACTACGCGCTGTTTCCACATATGACCGTGGCGGAAAACCTCTCCTTCCCGTTGGAAGTGCGCAAGATGGGAAAATCGGACCGCGAGGCGAAAGTGAAACGCGCGCTCGACATGGTGCAGATGGGTGATTTTGCCGGGCGCCGTCCCGCACAGCTTTCCGGGGGCCAACAGCAGCGGATCGCCTTGTCCCGCGCGCTTGTCTTCGAGCCGGAACTGGTTCTGATGGACGAGCCGTTGGGGGCTCTGGACAAACAATTACGCGAAACGCTGCAGTTTGAGATTACAAATCTTGCACACGCTCTGGGGATCACGGTCGTCTATGTGACACATGACCAGACCGAAGCCTTGACGATGTCGGACCGTGTCGCGGTATTTGATGACGGTCGCATTCAGCAACTCGCGCCGCCGGACAAGCTCTATGAGGAGCCCGAAAACAGTTTTGTCGCGCAGTTCATCGGCGAGAATAATACGCTTGAAGGCGTGGTCAAAGAGATCAAGGGCGATCATTGCCTGATCCAGTTGGATGATGGTGGCCTGATTGATGCCAAACCGATCAACGTGTCGGCGGTCGGTGAGCGGACCCGTGTTTCCATCCGGCCTGAACGGGTCGAATATAACAAGGACCGCCTCAGCCCTGATGCGCATACCCTGCATGCCGAAGTGCTGGAGTTCATCTATATGGGTGACATCTTCCGGACGCGTCTGAAAGTGGCCGGCACCGAAGAATTCGTGATCAAAACACGCAATGCGCCTGATGTAGAGCGCCTGCAACCCGGCCAATCCATCGAAATTGGTTGGCTGCCAGAAGATTGCCGCGCCTTGGACGCCTGA
- a CDS encoding extracellular solute-binding protein, whose translation MKLTKLLLASSALTMATGMAIAEEEMANEMTIVSWGGAYSNSQQQAYHNPYMEKTGVNIINDESSAEAVSKLRAMNEAGNITWDVVDVVAADALRLCDEGLAMEIDADEMLAAAPDGTPASEDFGDLLVGDCFIPQIVYSTTVGYRTDMVGDTPPTSICALFDTEGYPGKRALEKRPINNMEWALLCDGVAKDDVYDVLETDEGQQQALDKLDTIKDDVIWWSAGADTPQLLADGEIVMGSTYNGRLFSVIEEQKQPVGMLWDAQVFDLDGWIIPAGLPEDRLARALDYVYFATDTQRLADQSKWISYGPARASSAPLVGTHAELGIEMAPHMPTDPENAKNTFLYNYEFWADYRDDIDAKFQAWLAQ comes from the coding sequence ATGAAACTGACCAAATTGCTTTTGGCCTCAAGCGCGTTGACTATGGCCACCGGAATGGCCATCGCGGAAGAGGAAATGGCGAACGAAATGACCATCGTAAGCTGGGGTGGCGCGTATTCAAACTCGCAACAGCAAGCGTATCACAACCCCTATATGGAAAAGACCGGCGTCAATATCATCAACGATGAAAGCTCGGCCGAAGCGGTGTCAAAACTGCGCGCCATGAACGAGGCGGGCAACATCACATGGGATGTGGTGGACGTCGTTGCCGCTGACGCCTTGCGCCTGTGTGACGAAGGTCTGGCGATGGAAATCGACGCGGACGAAATGCTGGCCGCAGCGCCAGACGGAACACCAGCTTCCGAGGATTTCGGCGACCTGCTTGTGGGCGATTGCTTCATCCCGCAGATCGTCTACTCCACCACTGTCGGCTACCGCACGGACATGGTTGGTGACACACCGCCCACGTCCATCTGCGCATTGTTTGACACCGAAGGTTATCCGGGAAAGCGCGCGCTGGAAAAGCGCCCGATCAACAACATGGAATGGGCGCTGCTGTGTGACGGGGTTGCAAAAGACGACGTCTACGACGTGCTGGAAACGGACGAAGGTCAACAGCAGGCGTTGGACAAGCTGGACACCATCAAAGATGACGTGATCTGGTGGTCCGCGGGTGCGGACACGCCGCAGCTTTTGGCGGATGGCGAAATCGTCATGGGTTCGACCTACAACGGTCGCCTGTTCTCGGTCATCGAGGAGCAGAAACAGCCCGTGGGTATGCTCTGGGACGCTCAGGTCTTCGATCTGGACGGCTGGATCATTCCCGCAGGTCTGCCCGAAGACCGTCTGGCCCGTGCGCTTGACTATGTATATTTTGCGACCGACACGCAGCGTCTGGCAGACCAGTCCAAGTGGATCAGCTACGGCCCCGCGCGTGCGTCTTCTGCACCATTGGTTGGCACACATGCCGAATTGGGTATCGAAATGGCACCACACATGCCAACCGATCCGGAAAACGCCAAGAACACGTTCCTCTATAACTACGAGTTCTGGGCTGACTATCGCGACGATATCGACGCGAAATTCCAGGCTTGGCTGGCCCAATAA
- a CDS encoding DUF1330 domain-containing protein gives MPKGYIIGNISLKNADAYKPYSLRNDELVPRYGGRFLARGGPSEILEGESRPRHVIIEFPSYADALAFYNDPDYQENMKIRQANAEGSIIVVEGV, from the coding sequence ATGCCCAAGGGATACATCATCGGCAACATCAGTCTGAAGAATGCCGACGCATATAAGCCTTACAGTCTGCGCAACGATGAACTGGTGCCACGCTATGGCGGCCGGTTTCTGGCGCGCGGCGGGCCTTCGGAAATCCTTGAGGGCGAAAGCCGTCCCCGCCATGTCATTATCGAATTCCCGTCCTATGCAGACGCGCTCGCGTTCTACAATGACCCCGATTATCAGGAAAACATGAAAATCCGGCAGGCAAACGCCGAAGGATCCATCATCGTTGTGGAGGGCGTTTGA
- a CDS encoding ABC transporter permease: MTDTAEHSGPMLAADGRPLKVSLNRALRRQKMRALLLIAPLLLFVLVTFIAPIADMLFRSVENQIVSDTLPRTTSELAAWDADTGEIPPQETFNALFKDVFIAAERKAHTRLGSRLNYELTGVSSLFRKSGRSVDDMAEVYQDQFEDLNDFWKEGENWSQLMGSAAWLTAMNGWSEDSGQAQPVFEVRDDIAAALPETTAIYEEFATFVQIEEEERLTTEDPWALVYAALYEDLSAGADLSGITGTGSAELQAAANAAAVFETVDFTAAFFEVDEDWHDIEVWQTIQTYTPDFTSGYFLNAVDMKKSPDGPEMRPENEQLHIMLFMRTMFMSLVITGSCILLGYPVAWILANLPARTANLLMILVLLPFWTSLLVRTSAWKVMLQQQGVVNDTLVWLGIVADDSRLALINNQTGTIIAMTHILLPFMILPLYSVMKTIPPSYLRAAKSLGATNWTAFWRVYFPQSVPGIGAGSILVFILSIGYYITPEIVGGTTGTFISNRIAYHISSSLNWGLAAALGAILLVVVLALYWAYDRIVGIDNVKLGG, encoded by the coding sequence ATGACCGATACCGCTGAACACTCCGGCCCGATGCTCGCGGCAGATGGCCGCCCGCTCAAAGTAAGCCTGAACCGTGCGTTGCGCCGCCAAAAGATGCGCGCGCTGTTGCTGATTGCGCCGCTGTTGCTGTTCGTGCTGGTCACGTTCATCGCGCCGATCGCGGATATGCTGTTCCGCTCCGTCGAAAACCAGATTGTATCCGACACATTGCCCCGCACCACGAGCGAGCTGGCAGCATGGGATGCGGACACCGGAGAAATCCCACCGCAGGAAACGTTCAACGCGCTGTTCAAGGACGTCTTTATCGCCGCTGAGCGCAAAGCGCATACGCGTCTGGGCTCGCGGCTCAACTATGAACTGACGGGTGTTTCATCCCTGTTTCGCAAGTCAGGCCGCAGTGTCGATGACATGGCGGAGGTCTATCAGGACCAGTTCGAAGACCTCAACGACTTCTGGAAAGAGGGCGAAAACTGGAGCCAGTTGATGGGCTCAGCCGCATGGCTCACGGCAATGAACGGCTGGAGCGAGGACAGCGGACAGGCGCAGCCGGTTTTCGAGGTGCGTGACGACATCGCTGCCGCCTTGCCGGAAACGACTGCCATCTACGAGGAATTCGCAACCTTCGTTCAGATCGAGGAAGAAGAACGCCTTACCACCGAAGACCCGTGGGCGTTGGTTTATGCCGCGCTTTATGAGGACTTATCAGCGGGCGCGGACCTGTCCGGCATCACCGGCACAGGCAGTGCAGAGCTTCAGGCGGCAGCCAATGCCGCAGCGGTGTTTGAAACCGTCGATTTTACTGCGGCCTTTTTCGAGGTGGACGAAGACTGGCACGACATTGAAGTCTGGCAGACAATTCAGACCTATACCCCCGATTTCACCTCCGGCTATTTCCTGAACGCGGTTGATATGAAAAAATCTCCCGACGGCCCGGAAATGCGCCCGGAGAACGAACAGCTGCACATCATGCTGTTCATGCGCACGATGTTCATGTCGCTGGTGATCACCGGGAGCTGTATTCTGCTCGGCTATCCTGTTGCGTGGATACTGGCCAACCTGCCTGCGCGCACGGCGAACCTGCTGATGATCCTCGTGTTGTTGCCGTTCTGGACATCGCTTTTGGTGCGTACCTCGGCATGGAAGGTGATGTTGCAACAACAGGGCGTCGTGAATGATACCCTTGTCTGGCTTGGGATAGTTGCGGATGACAGTCGCCTTGCGCTGATCAACAACCAGACCGGTACGATTATCGCGATGACGCATATTCTGCTGCCATTCATGATCCTGCCGCTTTATTCAGTGATGAAAACGATCCCGCCCAGTTATCTGCGCGCCGCCAAGTCATTGGGGGCCACGAACTGGACGGCCTTCTGGCGGGTCTATTTCCCGCAGTCCGTGCCCGGTATCGGCGCGGGGTCCATCCTCGTGTTCATCCTGTCCATTGGGTACTACATCACGCCAGAGATTGTGGGGGGCACCACCGGTACATTCATTTCCAACCGGATCGCCTATCACATTTCCAGCTCACTGAACTGGGGTCTGGCCGCAGCACTTGGGGCCATTCTGCTGGTGGTCGTTCTGGCGCTCTATTGGGCTTACGATCGAATTGTTGGCATCGACAACGTGAAATTGGGAGGCTGA